The sequence below is a genomic window from Thermoflavifilum sp..
AGATGATCTGTCGGCCGTTGGGTTGCGAAGGCGGAGCCTGCCGTTTCCAGGGGTTAGGAATCCGATCGGGGGCCGACGGCGGTGTCGGTTGCAGCGCAGCCTGTCCTGTGTCGGGAGCCGAAACATCTGCATTCGCACCGGAGGTGGAATCGACGCCTGGTCCAACCGCGGCGTTCATGATCGTAGAAAATAGGCCGGCTTCGCGTCTGGACGTAGCCTTAGCTAAATGAGGCGGATGCGAAGCCTCTCCACGCAAGACCAGCGTTTCTCCAGCAGCCGGCTCATCGCCGGGTTGCATACGGTTGCGCTTGTAGAGCCATTTCAGCCGGATGCCTTCCTGCTGGGCAATGCTGTACATGGTTTCACCGGGTTGTACGACATGGCTCAGGTGGGCGCCTGTTTTCTTTTTGGTTTGTAGAAAAATCAGCATGGGATACGCCGGGGGTGCATCGGAAGTGAGATCGTTGTCGCGTAATAATTTACGCAACTTGATGCCGTATTGCCGGGCTAATGTGAACAACGAGGTGCCGGCGGGTACATAAATCACTTTGCGATGGTTGATGGTGAATACTCCCGAGGGATACGACGATGCAGCGGGCGCCGGGAGGGTGGAGGCTATGGCTGCAGCCATGCCGGCCGTGTCCTGCCCTTTTTCTAAGGCCAGGCCTTCGAGGGTATATTGTTGCAGGTGATAGTCTTCAATGACCTTGATGAGCATCTGCGCATAAGCCGGATTGGTGGC
It includes:
- a CDS encoding glucosaminidase domain-containing protein, which translates into the protein MQTQLSARLISIMLLVGVTTAHAQDQLLTTEAYIQQYKHVAIAEMIRTGVPASISLAQAIVESQSGNGWLARNANNHFGIKCKNWTGPTVAYDDDQPHECFRKYATAVDSWRDHSDFLRNNPRYAFLFQYPPTDYQDWAYGLKQAGYATNPAYAQMLIKVIEDYHLQQYTLEGLALEKGQDTAGMAAAIASTLPAPAASSYPSGVFTINHRKVIYVPAGTSLFTLARQYGIKLRKLLRDNDLTSDAPPAYPMLIFLQTKKKTGAHLSHVVQPGETMYSIAQQEGIRLKWLYKRNRMQPGDEPAAGETLVLRGEASHPPHLAKATSRREAGLFSTIMNAAVGPGVDSTSGANADVSAPDTGQAALQPTPPSAPDRIPNPWKRQAPPSQPNGRQIIYHTVVPGDTLYSLARKYRVSVQQLIDWNHLSGTTIRAGQRLIVNASAP